In Glandiceps talaboti chromosome 4, keGlaTala1.1, whole genome shotgun sequence, a single window of DNA contains:
- the LOC144433905 gene encoding esterase OVCA2-like isoform X4 yields MDTGMWILCIHGYRYVDIVYPWIQNAQSFRERTGSLRKILKKVAEFVFITAPNVVPPLEGASNSGDGSQADDQCGWWFSRQDDYFDASDKTDVNKGFDKTLQLLENVFKEQGPFDGVLGFSQGATVVGFLCALKDDPGSCFQFDFAILVAGFHSLSSMHDQYYSKPITCPTLHVYGDTDRVIPKGHFIPASSPQKKVYLEYLQSWLEKKKLRQRQNTGS; encoded by the exons ATGGATACAGGTATGTGGATATTGTGTATCCATGGATACAGGTATGTAGATATTGTGTATCCATGGATACAG AATGCACAGAGTTTTAGAGAGAGAACAGGGTCACTGCGTAAGATATTGAAGAAAGTTGCTGAATTTG ttTTCATCACAGCACCAAATGTTGTgccaccactagagggcgctagcAACTCTGGAGATGGAAGTCAAGCTGATG ATCAGTGTGGATGGTGGTTTTCAAGACAAGATGATTATTTTGATGCAAGTGATAAAACTGATGTCAATAAAGGGTTTGATAAAACACTGCAACTCCTAGAAAATGTATTCAAAGAGCAGGGACCATTTGATG GTGTGCTTGGTTTCAGTCAGGGAGCAACTGTGGTTGGTTTCTTGTGTGCCCTAAAAGATGACCCAG ggtcttgttttcaatttgaCTTTGCTATTCTTGTAGCAGGATTCCACAGTCTCTCCTCCATGCATGACCAGTACTATAGTAAACCAATCACGTGTCCAACTTTGCATGTATATGGTGATACAGATAGGGTTATACCAAAAG GACATTTCATACCTGCATCATCTCCACAAAAGAAGGTCTACCTAGAATACCTACAGTCATGGCTAGAGAAAAAGAAATTGAGACAAAGACAAAATACAGGAAGTTGA
- the LOC144433905 gene encoding esterase OVCA2-like isoform X1, whose translation MLEVCRYSSFGKKCFMATFTNEFVLNILCIHGYRQNAQSFRERTGSLRKILKKVAEFVFITAPNVVPPLEGASNSGDGSQADDQCGWWFSRQDDYFDASDKTDVNKGFDKTLQLLENVFKEQGPFDGVLGFSQGATVVGFLCALKDDPGSCFQFDFAILVAGFHSLSSMHDQYYSKPITCPTLHVYGDTDRVIPKERSLELLKYFVDPQTLNHEGGHFIPASSPQKKVYLEYLQSWLEKKKLRQRQNTGS comes from the exons atgttggaagtaTGCAGATATTCATCATTTgggaaaaaatgttttatggCTACATTCACAAACGAATTTGTACTGAAT ATATTGTGTATCCATGGATACAG acagAATGCACAGAGTTTTAGAGAGAGAACAGGGTCACTGCGTAAGATATTGAAGAAAGTTGCTGAATTTG ttTTCATCACAGCACCAAATGTTGTgccaccactagagggcgctagcAACTCTGGAGATGGAAGTCAAGCTGATG ATCAGTGTGGATGGTGGTTTTCAAGACAAGATGATTATTTTGATGCAAGTGATAAAACTGATGTCAATAAAGGGTTTGATAAAACACTGCAACTCCTAGAAAATGTATTCAAAGAGCAGGGACCATTTGATG GTGTGCTTGGTTTCAGTCAGGGAGCAACTGTGGTTGGTTTCTTGTGTGCCCTAAAAGATGACCCAG ggtcttgttttcaatttgaCTTTGCTATTCTTGTAGCAGGATTCCACAGTCTCTCCTCCATGCATGACCAGTACTATAGTAAACCAATCACGTGTCCAACTTTGCATGTATATGGTGATACAGATAGGGTTATACCAAAAG AGCGGAGTCTTGAATTACTAAAGTATTTTGTTGATCCGCAAACACTGAATCATGAAGGGG GACATTTCATACCTGCATCATCTCCACAAAAGAAGGTCTACCTAGAATACCTACAGTCATGGCTAGAGAAAAAGAAATTGAGACAAAGACAAAATACAGGAAGTTGA
- the LOC144433905 gene encoding esterase OVCA2-like isoform X2: MDTGMWILCIHGYRYVDIVYPWIQNAQSFRERTGSLRKILKKVAEFVFITAPNVVPPLEGASNSGDGSQADDQCGWWFSRQDDYFDASDKTDVNKGFDKTLQLLENVFKEQGPFDGVLGFSQGATVVGFLCALKDDPGSCFQFDFAILVAGFHSLSSMHDQYYSKPITCPTLHVYGDTDRVIPKERSLELLKYFVDPQTLNHEGGHFIPASSPQKKVYLEYLQSWLEKKKLRQRQNTGS, translated from the exons ATGGATACAGGTATGTGGATATTGTGTATCCATGGATACAGGTATGTAGATATTGTGTATCCATGGATACAG AATGCACAGAGTTTTAGAGAGAGAACAGGGTCACTGCGTAAGATATTGAAGAAAGTTGCTGAATTTG ttTTCATCACAGCACCAAATGTTGTgccaccactagagggcgctagcAACTCTGGAGATGGAAGTCAAGCTGATG ATCAGTGTGGATGGTGGTTTTCAAGACAAGATGATTATTTTGATGCAAGTGATAAAACTGATGTCAATAAAGGGTTTGATAAAACACTGCAACTCCTAGAAAATGTATTCAAAGAGCAGGGACCATTTGATG GTGTGCTTGGTTTCAGTCAGGGAGCAACTGTGGTTGGTTTCTTGTGTGCCCTAAAAGATGACCCAG ggtcttgttttcaatttgaCTTTGCTATTCTTGTAGCAGGATTCCACAGTCTCTCCTCCATGCATGACCAGTACTATAGTAAACCAATCACGTGTCCAACTTTGCATGTATATGGTGATACAGATAGGGTTATACCAAAAG AGCGGAGTCTTGAATTACTAAAGTATTTTGTTGATCCGCAAACACTGAATCATGAAGGGG GACATTTCATACCTGCATCATCTCCACAAAAGAAGGTCTACCTAGAATACCTACAGTCATGGCTAGAGAAAAAGAAATTGAGACAAAGACAAAATACAGGAAGTTGA
- the LOC144433905 gene encoding esterase OVCA2-like isoform X3 — protein MASSEKCLLKILCIHGYRQNAQSFRERTGSLRKILKKVAEFVFITAPNVVPPLEGASNSGDGSQADDQCGWWFSRQDDYFDASDKTDVNKGFDKTLQLLENVFKEQGPFDGVLGFSQGATVVGFLCALKDDPGSCFQFDFAILVAGFHSLSSMHDQYYSKPITCPTLHVYGDTDRVIPKERSLELLKYFVDPQTLNHEGGHFIPASSPQKKVYLEYLQSWLEKKKLRQRQNTGS, from the exons ATGGCCTCTTCGGAGAAGTGTCTTCTGAAG ATATTGTGTATCCATGGATACAG acagAATGCACAGAGTTTTAGAGAGAGAACAGGGTCACTGCGTAAGATATTGAAGAAAGTTGCTGAATTTG ttTTCATCACAGCACCAAATGTTGTgccaccactagagggcgctagcAACTCTGGAGATGGAAGTCAAGCTGATG ATCAGTGTGGATGGTGGTTTTCAAGACAAGATGATTATTTTGATGCAAGTGATAAAACTGATGTCAATAAAGGGTTTGATAAAACACTGCAACTCCTAGAAAATGTATTCAAAGAGCAGGGACCATTTGATG GTGTGCTTGGTTTCAGTCAGGGAGCAACTGTGGTTGGTTTCTTGTGTGCCCTAAAAGATGACCCAG ggtcttgttttcaatttgaCTTTGCTATTCTTGTAGCAGGATTCCACAGTCTCTCCTCCATGCATGACCAGTACTATAGTAAACCAATCACGTGTCCAACTTTGCATGTATATGGTGATACAGATAGGGTTATACCAAAAG AGCGGAGTCTTGAATTACTAAAGTATTTTGTTGATCCGCAAACACTGAATCATGAAGGGG GACATTTCATACCTGCATCATCTCCACAAAAGAAGGTCTACCTAGAATACCTACAGTCATGGCTAGAGAAAAAGAAATTGAGACAAAGACAAAATACAGGAAGTTGA
- the LOC144433588 gene encoding CMP-N-acetylneuraminate-beta-galactosamide-alpha-2,3-sialyltransferase 4-like, with translation MLTTKKFFLTVAILIIPTILCALLYNTGGTAYSKYIHIIGVHSNRIYNLDSNVSAKNVLSTNSTFVRQMNNENHTVHMSAVNISSQPSPSPPPSSSRTTLATVPPPQQCIKGHVQKEIQKIIPSFDLKTPIFLTPSYKTWNSFEDMMKLGFPYGVKNDVSTIDNIMNLLTEAGKPDRFGEPSSVCRRCILVANGGVSLGKRLGKVIDSYDIVIRMNTGPVARYEKDVGQKTSFRLIYPESALNTYDPASDIVFLAYTSNDVKWLEAILQKKDPRKLNLSFWKGVPSSISKNASQVRFLNPAIHEVTRSHLETKSRPSCGAVALELALNYCDHVDITGFGYDTNLPIHYYQSKTGVVANGIHSWSTEKKYILRLLYCGVIGRDLSGLYAKEARLQGHSFRCDSS, from the exons ATGTTAACCACAAAGAAGTTCTTTCTTACTGTAGCGATTTTAATCATACCGACAATTCTATGTGCCTTACTTTACAACACTGGCGGAACTGCCtactcaaaatatatacatattatcgGAGTGCATAGCAATCGCATATATAATTTGGACAGTAATGTGTCGGCGAAAAATGTCTTATCTACGAATTCAACTTTCGTGAGACAAAT GAATAATGAAAATCACACTGTACATATGTCAGCAGTGAATATATCATCAcaaccatcaccatcaccaccaccatcatcatcacgtACAACATTAGCCACGGTGCCGCCACCACAGCAGTGTATAAAGGGACATGTACAAAAAGAAATCCAGAAAATAATACCATC GTTCGATCTAAAAACTCCTATTTTCTTGACACCAAGTTACAAAACCTGGAATAGTTTTGAAGATATGATGAAATTAGGGTTTCCATATGGTGTAAAAAATGAtg TCAGTACTATCGATAACATTATGAACCTTTTAACTGAAGCTGGTAAACCAGACAGATTTGG AGAACCAAGTTCAGTTTGTCGTCGTTGTATTTTAGTGGCGAATGGTGGTGTTAGCCTAGGAAAGCGACTTGGAAAAGTGATCGACAGTTATGATATAGTCATACG AATGAACACTGGACCTGTGGCGAGGTATGAGAAGGATGTTGGACAAAAAACCTCATTCCGTTTGATATATCCTGAGAGTGCTCTAAATACTTACGATCCAGCCTCAGACATAGTGTTCTTAGCTTATACGTCAAATGACGTCAAATGGTTGGAAGCAATTCTGCAAAAG AAAGACCCCAGGAAACTGAATTTGTCCTTCTGGAAGGGAGTACCAAGTAGTATATCGAAGAACGCCTCACAAGTACGATTTTTGAATCCAGCCATCCACGAGGTTACCAGAAGCCACTTGGAAACAAAA AGTAGGCCGTCATGTGGAGCTGTGGCTCTTGAACTAGCATTGAATTACTGTGACCACGTGGACATTACGGGTTTTGGATACGATACAAACCTACCTATACACTATTATCAATCCAAAACTGGAGTTGTAGCAAACGGTATTCATTCCTGGTCTACCGAAAAAAAGTACATTCTTCGCTTGCTCTACTGTGGTGTTATTGGACGCGATCTTTCGGGTCTCTACGCGAAAGAGGCTCGCCTTCAAGGACACAGTTTCAGGTGTGATTCGTCGTAG